A genomic window from Pseudomonas leptonychotis includes:
- a CDS encoding phosphopantetheine-binding protein, with amino-acid sequence MSDLQLEIKNLIIDALGLEDMAAEDIAADLTLFGEGLGLDSVDALELGLAIQKRFGIKIDAEAKDTRKHFANVASLAAFVSSQQTA; translated from the coding sequence ATGAGCGATTTACAACTAGAGATTAAGAACCTGATCATCGATGCCCTGGGCCTTGAAGACATGGCAGCCGAAGACATTGCCGCCGACCTGACCCTGTTCGGCGAAGGCCTGGGCCTGGACTCGGTAGATGCCCTGGAGCTCGGTTTGGCCATCCAGAAACGCTTCGGCATCAAGATCGACGCCGAAGCCAAAGACACCCGCAAGCACTTTGCCAACGTAGCCAGCCTGGCGGCATTCGTGTCATCGCAACAGACCGCCTGA
- a CDS encoding acyl carrier protein codes for MQTREEIFITLRDALVELFELDAERVTPQANLYQDLEIDSIDAVDLIDHIKRQTGKKLAAEEFKAVRTVGDVVEAVLQLVNAPASE; via the coding sequence ATGCAAACCCGTGAAGAGATTTTCATCACCCTGCGCGACGCTCTGGTTGAGCTGTTCGAACTGGATGCTGAGCGCGTTACGCCACAAGCCAACCTCTATCAGGACCTTGAGATCGATAGCATTGACGCCGTGGACCTGATCGACCATATCAAACGCCAAACCGGCAAAAAGCTCGCGGCCGAAGAGTTCAAGGCCGTGCGCACCGTCGGTGACGTGGTCGAGGCGGTGCTGCAGCTGGTCAACGCCCCAGCCAGCGAATAA
- a CDS encoding acyl-CoA synthetase family protein, translating to MNWLPLEHLLLEAYPGRAVTADLNHAQLRQHALQLAAELQSRGVQRLALYLDDAAELAIALLAAWRAGITVLLPADAQPQTRQRMSTQCDLWLDSSGVATFDGLLNADSAALPPAPLDLDQCRLTLCTSGSSGEAKLIDKSLRQLANEVTALEQLWGEQLGSATILGSVATQHIYGLLFRVLWPLCAGRAFLRRAQPFPEDLQRESLATGTAFVWVASPALLKRMGDNLNWPELRAVRQVFSSGGALPAETAAELHGLLGQWPTEIYGSSETGGIAWRQGGELWTPFADVELGQNAEGALHLTSPYLPAGHREQTADAVELQADGRFALRGRLDRIIKLEEKRISLPMLEQALSRHEWLSDARLGVVQEGRAYLGALVALSPAGLHALRNQGRKTVTETLRRHLADHCEAIALPRRWRLLAQLPYNNQGKLAQASVEALLAEPRPTQVEPLSAVEQDGEWLLELDVPLDLAHFTGHFPQTPVLPGVVQVDWAQQLARQLITDLPPRFSGMEVLKFQQLVRPGDRLQLTLRFDAQRNKLYFTFRNGEAACSSGRILLGPAQ from the coding sequence ATGAACTGGCTGCCCCTTGAGCACCTGCTGCTCGAAGCCTACCCAGGTCGCGCAGTAACCGCGGATCTGAATCACGCCCAGCTGCGCCAGCATGCCCTGCAGCTGGCGGCTGAGCTGCAAAGCCGTGGCGTACAGCGCTTGGCGCTGTACCTCGACGATGCCGCTGAGCTGGCAATTGCCCTGCTGGCCGCCTGGCGTGCCGGGATTACCGTGCTGCTGCCCGCCGATGCCCAGCCACAGACCCGCCAGCGCATGAGTACGCAATGCGACCTGTGGCTGGACAGCTCAGGCGTCGCTACGTTTGATGGCCTGCTTAACGCCGACAGCGCTGCGCTGCCGCCGGCCCCGCTTGATCTCGACCAGTGCCGGCTGACCCTGTGCACCTCCGGTTCCAGCGGCGAAGCCAAGCTGATCGACAAATCCCTGCGCCAGCTAGCCAATGAAGTCACGGCCCTGGAACAACTGTGGGGCGAGCAACTGGGCAGCGCGACCATCCTTGGCAGCGTCGCCACCCAACATATCTATGGCTTGCTGTTTCGCGTGCTGTGGCCGCTGTGCGCCGGCCGCGCCTTTCTGCGCCGTGCCCAGCCGTTCCCCGAAGATTTGCAGCGCGAAAGCCTGGCAACCGGCACTGCTTTCGTCTGGGTGGCCAGCCCCGCGCTATTAAAAAGAATGGGCGATAACCTCAACTGGCCGGAGCTGCGTGCGGTGCGCCAGGTGTTTTCCTCTGGCGGCGCGCTGCCAGCTGAAACCGCTGCCGAACTGCACGGCCTACTTGGTCAATGGCCCACGGAAATCTACGGCAGTTCGGAAACCGGCGGCATTGCCTGGCGTCAGGGCGGCGAGCTATGGACGCCATTCGCCGATGTCGAGCTTGGGCAAAACGCCGAAGGTGCGCTGCACTTGACGTCGCCCTATCTGCCAGCCGGCCATCGCGAGCAAACCGCCGATGCGGTCGAGTTGCAGGCCGATGGTCGCTTCGCCCTGCGCGGCCGCCTGGACCGGATTATCAAACTGGAAGAAAAGCGTATCTCCCTGCCCATGCTCGAACAGGCGCTGAGCCGCCATGAATGGCTCAGTGATGCGCGCCTGGGCGTGGTGCAGGAAGGCCGCGCCTACCTTGGCGCGCTGGTGGCCTTGAGCCCGGCCGGCTTGCATGCGCTGCGCAACCAGGGCCGCAAGACCGTCACCGAAACCCTGCGCCGCCACCTGGCCGACCATTGCGAAGCCATCGCCCTGCCGCGTCGCTGGCGGCTGCTCGCGCAGCTGCCCTACAACAACCAGGGCAAGCTGGCGCAAGCATCGGTGGAAGCACTGCTGGCCGAACCGCGGCCGACCCAGGTGGAACCGCTGTCGGCAGTCGAGCAGGACGGTGAATGGTTGTTGGAGCTGGATGTACCGCTCGACCTCGCACATTTCACCGGCCACTTTCCGCAAACCCCGGTGTTGCCAGGCGTAGTCCAGGTTGACTGGGCGCAACAGCTGGCGCGCCAGCTGATTACGGATCTGCCGCCACGCTTCAGCGGTATGGAAGTGTTGAAATTTCAGCAACTGGTTCGCCCCGGTGACCGCCTGCAACTGACCCTGCGTTTCGACGCACAGCGCAACAAGCTGTACTTCACCTTCCGCAACGGCGAAGCCGCCTGCTCGTCCGGACGGATTCTGCTGGGGCCAGCTCAATGA
- a CDS encoding glycosyltransferase family 2 protein gives MHKPCAVIPVYNHEHALPVVVAALHAAGLPCVLVDDASSPACAAVMDQLATQPDTHLLRLAVNQGKGGAVMAGLREAAHLGFSHALQVDADGQHDLSDLPRFIQASQVAPQALICGYPQYDESVPKGRLYARYLTHVWVWINTLSLSIRDSMCGFRVYPLPATLALIDSVSLGKRMDFDTEVLVRLAWRNQPMQWLPTKVHYPLDGLSHFRLWHDNALISKMHTKLFFGMLLRAPQILWRRWRR, from the coding sequence ATGCATAAGCCTTGCGCGGTGATCCCGGTCTACAACCACGAGCACGCGCTGCCCGTGGTGGTCGCGGCCCTGCACGCGGCCGGCCTGCCCTGTGTGCTGGTAGACGACGCTTCAAGCCCGGCTTGCGCGGCGGTGATGGATCAGTTGGCCACACAGCCCGACACCCACCTGCTGCGTCTGGCCGTCAATCAGGGTAAGGGCGGTGCGGTTATGGCCGGCCTGCGTGAAGCCGCGCACTTGGGTTTCAGCCATGCCTTACAGGTAGACGCCGACGGCCAGCATGACCTCAGTGACCTGCCGCGCTTTATCCAAGCCTCGCAAGTCGCACCCCAGGCGTTGATCTGTGGCTACCCGCAGTACGACGAGAGCGTGCCTAAGGGTCGCCTCTATGCCCGCTACCTGACCCACGTGTGGGTGTGGATCAACACCCTGTCGCTGAGCATCCGCGACTCCATGTGTGGCTTTCGCGTCTATCCACTGCCGGCCACCCTCGCCTTGATCGACTCGGTCAGCCTCGGCAAACGCATGGACTTCGACACCGAAGTCCTGGTACGCCTGGCCTGGCGCAACCAGCCCATGCAGTGGCTACCGACCAAGGTGCATTACCCGCTGGACGGCCTCTCGCACTTTCGTCTGTGGCACGACAATGCCCTGATCTCGAAGATGCACACCAAGCTGTTTTTCGGCATGTTGCTGCGCGCGCCGCAGATCCTCTGGCGCAGGTGGCGCAGATGA